The following nucleotide sequence is from Mucilaginibacter sp. cycad4.
TTAAAAACTCAATACCTATTAATTCACCGCCGCCATTGCTACCTATGCCAAAAACATTAGGGAGATATTCAGCAATGCCATATCCCTCGTTTGCTTCTAAAAGTTCATCGGCCTTCCAAAATTGTACATACTCGCCGCCTATAGAACCTTCAAACGGTTCGTAGTTTTCCAGGTAAAATTTATAATCGTCGGGCAATTGAAAGGGGATAGCGTCTATAATACCCTGTTCTAAAGGCTGAGACATTCGTTCAAATCCGTATTTGTTTAATAGCCGCTCAAGTTGTTCCATTTTTATTATTTAGATAAAGTTTTGTACTCAATAATATCAAAGCCAAAGAACCCTTTGCGTAGAGTTAAATCAATGGCTTTGAACCCATCTGTTGATGTACCGCAGGGAAGTACGATTTGTTTTTCAAAATTATCATGTTTGACAATAACATACGGTTCGCCGCACCCTGAACGGCCTTTTGCTAATGTGCCTTTATTGGTTATTGTTAATGAAATTGAAGAGCGATTGGGAGCAGTGTAATAGAAATTAAGCGCCATAAATAAATAGAGGAAGATACCTCCCCATGTTAGTATATTGAATACGAGCTGTTGAAACAGGGAATTAATTTTTAAGTATTTGGGTAATATTTTAAAAAGGAAGGGTGTTATTGTAAGTCCTGAAAATATCCAGATAGAAAATGGGATAAAGAAAGGGATAAAGGTTAACCTGTATAAGTCTATCTCGAAACAGGTAAGGATTAATCCGGTGAAAAAGGCCGTTGTAAAAAAAATGTTTTCGACTGTTATGCCGAGCGCTTTTAAAATTGATTTGGTCTTCGCCAAAGCTTGGATAATTGGGTTTAACAAAAAATTGCTGCAAGTTGTTAATATAACCAGCAGCAATGATAAAGCTGAAAGCTTTAATTATATGTTACCACGGGTTACGCTATTGCTAAACCCGCGGTAGCTTGGGATTACGCCGTCAGTTTCTTATACTTAATCCTTTTCGGAGCAACATCACCCAAACGTTTTTTTCTGTTCTCTTCGTAATCAGAATAGTTTCCTTCAAAGAAGTACACCTGTGAGTTGCCTTCAAATGCCAGGATGTGGGTACAGATTCGGTCGAGGAACCAGCGGTCGTGACTGATCACAACTGCACAGCCGCCAAAGTTTTCCAGTGCTTCTTCCAGTGCACGCAATGTATTTACGTCGATGTCGTTGGTAGGCTCATCCAGCAGCAATACGTTCGACCCTTTTTTGAGAGTAATAGATAAGTGCACACGGTTACGTTCACCACCGGATAGCACGCCTACTTTTTTCTGCTGATCGGCACCGTTAAAGTTAAACTTGGATACATATGCCCTTGAATTGAGCGGACGGTTACCTATCATGATAGTTTCCAGGCCGCCGGTTACGTTTTCCCAAACAGATTTGTTAGGGTCAAGGTCGTCATGCATCTGGTCAACATAACCTAAAGCTACTGTTTCGCCAACACGGAAAGTTCCTGCATCTGGTTGGTCCTGCCCGGTGATTAAACGGAATAATGTGGTTTTACCCGCGCCGTTAGGGCCAATGATACCGACAATACCGGCCGGAGGTAAAGAGAAGCTCAGGTTATCAAACAATAATTTATCGCCGTATGATTTGCTTACACCATTTGCTTCAATTACCACGTTACCTAAACGCGGGCCCGGCGGGATAAATAGTTCCAGTTTTTCTTCGCGTTCCTTGGTTTCTTCAGATGCCAGTTTTTCGTAATTGCCTAAGCGGGCTTTCGATTTGGCGTGGCGGCCTTTAGGGCCCATGCGTACCCACTCCAGCTCACGCTCCAATGTTTTCTGGCGTTTGCTCTCGCTCTTTTCTTCCTGGGCCAAACGTTTGGCTTTCTGATCCAGCCATGAGGAATAATTTCCTTTCCATGGGATACCTTCTCCACGGTCGAGCTCCAGGATCCAGCCGGCAACATTGTCCAGGAAATACCTGTCGTGCGTTACTGCGATAACTGTTCCTTTATATTGTTGTAAATGTTGCTCCAGCCAATCAATAGATTCAGCATCTAAGTGGTTGGTAGGCTCATCAAGTAATAAAACATCCGGTTCTTTTAATAAAAGGCGGCATAAAGCTACACGACGGCGCTCACCTCCTGATAGTACTGAAATTTTGGTGTCGGGCTCAGGGCAGCGGAGGGCATCCATGGCCCGTTCCAGTTTGCTATCCAGCTCCCAGGCATTTACAGCATCAATTTTATCCTGTAATTCGCCCTGGCGGTTCATGAGTTTTTCCATGGCATCGGCATCCTCGTAATACTCAGGAAGGCCGAATTTTTCGTTGATATCTTCGTACTCCTTTAATAAGGCGGTTGTTTCAGCAACACCCTCCTCAACTATTTCACGCACGGTTTTTTCGGGGTCAAGTTCAGGTTCCTGGCTCAGGTAGCCGACGGTATAGCCCGGCGAAAACACAACTTCACCTATATTGGTTTTATCAATGCCTGCAATAATTTTAAGTAATGACGATTTACCGGAACCATTTAAGCCGATAACGCCAATTTTAGCGCCGTAAAAAAACGACAGGTATATGTTTTTTAATACTGTTTTTTGCGGGGGATAAACTTTGCTAACCCCGGCCATTGAAAAAATTATCTTTTCGTCTGCCATTATAATTGGATCAATAAATAGAAATTCAAATATGGCTAAAATAGATGAAACGGAGGTTGTAGATTAATGATTAGGGGATAGTAATTTTAAGTAGATTTTTGAGTTATAATGTTAATTTAAATTTAATTGAATCTTAAGCGAAGGGCACAACCATCACCACGGGTTTCCCGTATATAAGTTATATGACGATATCTGTAGGCTAATGCCTAATTGTCATGTCTATGACGAAATGCCTTAAAAGGTGGAAATGTTATAAAATATTAAAAAATTGTTTAAACTTTTTTAAGATATTTATATCAAACAGGTAAGTTTCGTTCGTATATTGTAAAAAAAAATGCTTGTTAACTGGCTTTTCGGATAAAAACTGTTGATTGATGCCAAACTTTGATACATTGCGTATCATTACAATGTCTGTTTCTGCAAAGCTTTAAATGTTGGCAATATTGTTGATAAAAGTAAAACAGGCGTCGTAGTTTGTAAAAACATAATTTATACATTAGGGCGTTCAATAATAAGAAAGGTATATATGGAAGCTAAATTTTCGCCGAGGGTAAAGGATGTTATTCAATATAGCAGGGAAGAGGCATTACGTCTTGGGCATGACTATATTGGTACAGAACATCTTTTGCTTGGGCTTATCCGCGATGGGGATGGTGTAGCAATTAAATTGCTGAAGGGATTGAACGTTGATACCGCAAAACTTCGCCGCGCCGTTGAGGATGCAGTAAAGGGAACTATTGGAACAAACGTACATATCGGCAGCATCCCGTTAACAAAACAGGCCGAGAAGGTATTGAAGATAACTTATCTGGAAGCCAAAATATTTAAAAGCGATGTGATTGGAACAGAGCACCTGCTACTGTCTATCCTTCGCGATGAGGACAACATTGCCTCACAGATACTGGTACAGTTCAACGTGAACTACGAAGTGTTTAAAGGTGAAGTTGAATCGCATAAAAACGATGTTACTGACGAAATGCCGGGTTCACCGACAGGTGGTGACGATGACTTTAAAGAAGAAGAGTCATTTAGCCAGCCGAAGAAAGTATCCGACATTAAATCAAAAACACCGGTGCTTGATAACTTTGGCCGCGATTTAACCCGCGCCGCCGAAGATGGCAAGCTTGACCCGATTGTTGGTCGTGAAAAAGAGATCGAAAGGGTATCACAAATTCTATCGCGCCGTAAAAAGAACAACCCTATATTAATAGGTGAGCCGGGTGTAGGTAAATCGGCCATTGCCGAAGGCCTTGCATTACGCATTGTTCAGCGCAAAGTATCACGTGTATTGTTCAATAAGCGTGTAGTTACACTTGATTTAGCCTCATTGGTAGCAGGTACTAAATACCGCGGCCAGTTTGAAGAGCGTATGAAAGCGGTAATGAACGAACTGGAAAAATCACCTGATGTAATTTTATTTATTGACGAGATCCATACTATAGTAGGCGCCGGTGGTGCTTCAGGTTCGCTTGATGCATCGAACATGTTTAAACCGGCTTTGGCGAGGGGAGAGATACAATGCATTGGCGCAACCACTTTAGATGAATACCGCCAGTACATTGAAAAGGATGGTGCTTTGGACCGTCGTTTCCAAAAGGTAATGGTTGAGCCGGCTACGCCGACTGAAACTATTGAGATCCTGAACCGCATTAAGGATAAATATGAGGAGCACCATGGTGTTACTTATACTCCTGAAGCTATCAACGCCTGCGTTAACTTAACCACCCGCTACATTACCGACAGGTTTTTACCGGACAAGGCTATTGATGCGCTTGACGAGGCAGGTTCACGTGTTCACTTAACCAATATCCACGTGCCTCAAAACATTCTGGATATTGAGCAAAAGATCGAACAGATCAAGATCGAAAAAAACAAAGTTGTTCGCAGCCAGAAATATGAAGAAGCTGCCCAGTTGCGTGATACCGAAAAGAATTTGTTAGTGGAGCTTGACCAGGCAAAAGCTGTTTGGGAAGCCGAAACAAAATCAAAACGTTACACCGTAACCGAAGATAATGTTGCTGAAGTAGTATCCATGATGACCGGCATCCCTGTACAGCGTGTAGGCCAGGCCGACAGCCAAAAGCTGTTGCACATGAGCGAAACCGTTGCCAGCAAGATCATCGGCCAGGAGGAAGCTATCAAAAAGTTAACCCGTGCTATACAACGTACCCGTGCAGGTTTGAAAGATCCTAAAAAGCCTATTGGTTCATTCATCTTTTTAGGCCCTACAGGCGTTGGTAAAACCGAGCTTGCCAAAGAGCTTGCCCGCTTTATGTTCGACACTGAGGATGCCCTGATCCAGATTGATATGAGCGAGTACATGGAGAAATTCGCTGTATCCCGTTTAGTAGGTGCGCCTCCGGGCTACGTAGGTTATGAAGAAGGCGGACAGTTAACTGAAAAAGTACGCCGTAAACCATATGCTGTTGTATTGCTGGATGAGATCGAAAAAGCTCACCCTGATGTTTTCAATATCCTGTTACAGGTGTTGGACGAAGGACAGCTTACCGATTCATTAGGCCGCAAGGTTGATTTCAGGAATACCATCATCATCATGACATCAAACATCGGCGCCCGCCAGTTGAAAGACTTTGGACAGGGTGTAGGTTTCAGCACCAATGCTAAAACTTTACAGGCCGAAAGCCACTCACGCGGTGTTATCGAAAACGCTTTGAAACGTGCTTTTGCACCTGAGTTCCTGAACCGTATTGATGATGTTATCGTGTTTAACTCCTTAGGTAAAGAAGAGATCTTCAAGATCATCGATATTGAGCTTGCCTACCTGTTTAGCCGTGTAAATGGCTTAGGTTTCAAAATTGAGCTTACGGATGCTGCTAAAGATTTCATTGCCGATAAAGGTTACGATTCGCAGTTTGGTGCGAGGCCGCTTAAACGCGCCATCCAGAAATACCTGGAAGACCCGATTGCCGAAGAGATCCTTAAAGGTGAATTAGCCGAAGGTGATGTGATGGTAGTTGATTTTGATACCGAGACCAAAGAGATCAAAATCACCGACAGGAAAGGTGAAAGTAAAAAACCTGAGCAGGAAGAGCAGAAATAATTTTGCAGTACTGTAGATAATATCAAATCCCCGTTTCGATTTTCGGAACAGGGATTTTTTGTTTGTCTGAACCATGATTTATAGGATTTGAGGATTACCTTGATAAAGGAATTTTTTGAATTGATGAATGGGCAGAAGCAAGGCAAGTTCAATAAATTCTTTAATTCTAAAAATTCGGGTTCAGACAAGATATCCTGTTAATTCTTAAATCTTGAAAATTCTGATTCAGACTTACTTCTTCTCCACCACAGGCTCATAATCTACCGGCAACATTTCGGCAACGCGGTTTATACCCCAGTCGCCTTCGTATATGATAGCATGGGGAGTTGTAATAATTCCGTTGTTATCAAAAAAAGCATGAGGTTCTGCGAAGGAAACAATAGTTGTGGCATTGTTAGGCATATTGAATGCCTGGAATGAATTATTTGACGGGTCCTGCGCTTTTTTAGTATACATCACATACAGGCAGTCGGTGTAGCCTATGGCAAATAAGCCTTCCTGGTCAGTAAGCTTGAAAAACTCTGCCCTGTCCAATGGCTTGTTGACAAGGCTTTGCAGATATTTATTGTTTGGCCCGCCTTTGTAGTTGGGGTTAGGCTTTCTGATCAATTGCATAACTACAAAATTTTCGCTGGTGAGGCTGTCTTTGATAGCAGCCCTATAGAAATGCATTGATGAGCCAAGATAGGCCTGCTGTTGTTGCCTGTTCCATTTACGTTTTTGTTTTTCGGAACCTTTGAGATCTTCAAAGGTGGAAATGCCTTCGTAGTAAAGTATCTGGATACTGGGGTCGAAATTAAAGTTGGTTAACTTATACCTGATGCGGTAACCTAATGCTTTATTTTCAACCTCCATAAAATCATGCGAAGTAGCTTTTAAGATCCGGGTAGCATTATCGTAATCAAAGTCAAGCACATCCGAATTTAATATTTTACAATGGGCGGCGTTTTCAGAACTACCTAAAAACTGCTGTCTGAAAATTGCATAGTACTTTTCACGGTTAGGATCGGGCCTGATCTTTACTTCATTTAACTGAAAAGTTTTTGGGATAATGCTGATCGTGCCCAGGTCGATATTTACACTGCCTGCCTGTAGATTATAGGTGTAGGTTTCATAGCCTACTATGGATATAATGAAATCATATTTGCCGGGCTTTACATTGCTCAGGGTAAAAGTGCCGTCATCGGCAGTTTTGTTGCCCACCTGGGCGTTATTTAAAAATACGCTGGCATTGGGTACGGGTTTGGTATCGGTCATGTTAATTACCTTCCCGGTAATTTTTACCTGGGCCAAACTACATACTGGTATCAGTAATAATAAAAGCA
It contains:
- a CDS encoding ATP-dependent Clp protease ATP-binding subunit; amino-acid sequence: MEAKFSPRVKDVIQYSREEALRLGHDYIGTEHLLLGLIRDGDGVAIKLLKGLNVDTAKLRRAVEDAVKGTIGTNVHIGSIPLTKQAEKVLKITYLEAKIFKSDVIGTEHLLLSILRDEDNIASQILVQFNVNYEVFKGEVESHKNDVTDEMPGSPTGGDDDFKEEESFSQPKKVSDIKSKTPVLDNFGRDLTRAAEDGKLDPIVGREKEIERVSQILSRRKKNNPILIGEPGVGKSAIAEGLALRIVQRKVSRVLFNKRVVTLDLASLVAGTKYRGQFEERMKAVMNELEKSPDVILFIDEIHTIVGAGGASGSLDASNMFKPALARGEIQCIGATTLDEYRQYIEKDGALDRRFQKVMVEPATPTETIEILNRIKDKYEEHHGVTYTPEAINACVNLTTRYITDRFLPDKAIDALDEAGSRVHLTNIHVPQNILDIEQKIEQIKIEKNKVVRSQKYEEAAQLRDTEKNLLVELDQAKAVWEAETKSKRYTVTEDNVAEVVSMMTGIPVQRVGQADSQKLLHMSETVASKIIGQEEAIKKLTRAIQRTRAGLKDPKKPIGSFIFLGPTGVGKTELAKELARFMFDTEDALIQIDMSEYMEKFAVSRLVGAPPGYVGYEEGGQLTEKVRRKPYAVVLLDEIEKAHPDVFNILLQVLDEGQLTDSLGRKVDFRNTIIIMTSNIGARQLKDFGQGVGFSTNAKTLQAESHSRGVIENALKRAFAPEFLNRIDDVIVFNSLGKEEIFKIIDIELAYLFSRVNGLGFKIELTDAAKDFIADKGYDSQFGARPLKRAIQKYLEDPIAEEILKGELAEGDVMVVDFDTETKEIKITDRKGESKKPEQEEQK
- the ettA gene encoding energy-dependent translational throttle protein EttA; its protein translation is MADEKIIFSMAGVSKVYPPQKTVLKNIYLSFFYGAKIGVIGLNGSGKSSLLKIIAGIDKTNIGEVVFSPGYTVGYLSQEPELDPEKTVREIVEEGVAETTALLKEYEDINEKFGLPEYYEDADAMEKLMNRQGELQDKIDAVNAWELDSKLERAMDALRCPEPDTKISVLSGGERRRVALCRLLLKEPDVLLLDEPTNHLDAESIDWLEQHLQQYKGTVIAVTHDRYFLDNVAGWILELDRGEGIPWKGNYSSWLDQKAKRLAQEEKSESKRQKTLERELEWVRMGPKGRHAKSKARLGNYEKLASEETKEREEKLELFIPPGPRLGNVVIEANGVSKSYGDKLLFDNLSFSLPPAGIVGIIGPNGAGKTTLFRLITGQDQPDAGTFRVGETVALGYVDQMHDDLDPNKSVWENVTGGLETIMIGNRPLNSRAYVSKFNFNGADQQKKVGVLSGGERNRVHLSITLKKGSNVLLLDEPTNDIDVNTLRALEEALENFGGCAVVISHDRWFLDRICTHILAFEGNSQVYFFEGNYSDYEENRKKRLGDVAPKRIKYKKLTA
- a CDS encoding carboxypeptidase-like regulatory domain-containing protein, whose protein sequence is MRKSLLLLLLLIPVCSLAQVKITGKVINMTDTKPVPNASVFLNNAQVGNKTADDGTFTLSNVKPGKYDFIISIVGYETYTYNLQAGSVNIDLGTISIIPKTFQLNEVKIRPDPNREKYYAIFRQQFLGSSENAAHCKILNSDVLDFDYDNATRILKATSHDFMEVENKALGYRIRYKLTNFNFDPSIQILYYEGISTFEDLKGSEKQKRKWNRQQQQAYLGSSMHFYRAAIKDSLTSENFVVMQLIRKPNPNYKGGPNNKYLQSLVNKPLDRAEFFKLTDQEGLFAIGYTDCLYVMYTKKAQDPSNNSFQAFNMPNNATTIVSFAEPHAFFDNNGIITTPHAIIYEGDWGINRVAEMLPVDYEPVVEKK
- a CDS encoding SMI1/KNR4 family protein, which produces MEQLERLLNKYGFERMSQPLEQGIIDAIPFQLPDDYKFYLENYEPFEGSIGGEYVQFWKADELLEANEGYGIAEYLPNVFGIGSNGGGELIGIEFLSNGNHRIILSDLVSLEEEYFIEIGTSFSDMLIRLDNGREWFE